GCCATCTGACGAATCTGTTTGGACTCTGCCGCAGTCAGCTTGGCGGGAATGATCGGCACGCTGGTGTCGGAGAGGTACTTGGCGTCGTAGTCGTAGAACTCGGCGCCGGGAACGATCTCTCCGACGACACTTGCCTCAGGTGAATCGTTGCCGAGGACCGCGACTTCAAGCTCGCGAGGCTTGGCTCCGGGGCCGCCGACTCCCTGCTCGATGACGAGCTTGCGGTCGAAGCTAGCGGCGAGGTCCATCGCAGCGGCCAGTTCGGAACGATCATGCACCTTACTGATTCCGACCGAAGAACCGAGGTTCGCGGGCTTCACGAAGACGGGGTACTTCAGCGCAGCTTCAATCTTCTTTGTACAGGCTCGCGGATTTGCGTTCCACTCGCTGCGCAAGAGCGAGAGCCACGGTGTCTGCGGCAAACCAGCGGCAGCGAAGAGGCGCTTCATCGCGGCTTTATCCATTCCAGCAGCAGAGCCGAGAACACCCGAACCAACGTAGGCGATATCGGCCAGCTCAAAGAGCCCCTGGATGGTTCCGTCTTCTCCAAAGGTTCCGTGCAGGACAGGAAAGATCACATCAAGGTCGAGCGCTGGGCGCGAACGAGCCAGCTCAGCGCTGGCGCTCAGTTGTAGCGGCTGCAGCGATTCGGCCGGGACCGGCGGAATGATGACGGCTTCTCCTTTTTTGATGACGGCGGCAGTCGGTGTTGCCGCAGGATCACCTGCCAGAAGAGGGTTCTCCGGAGCCTGCTGTCCTGTGAGCAGAGCGTGAGCATCGGAGGCCGTAACCCAGCGGCCTTCCTTGGTGATTCCGATCGGCACGACGTCGTACTTCTTTTTATCGATGGCCTTAAGGATAGAAGCGGCAGAGAGGAGAGAGACTTCATGTTCTCCGGAACGTCCGCCGAAGAGGATTCCGATGCGCTGTTTTTTCTTCATGCTTTGGATGCGTAGCTTTTCCTTATTTTCTAGTCTCTGATAATCGCCGGTGGATCGTGATGGAAGTTTCTCTGGAGTCTACGGAGGGATACCCCTCCCCCACCTTTTTTGCGTAAAGTATTCGATCCAGAACCTTTAGCCTGGTACTTCCTAGCAACCAAAGGTCGTATCGATTCAGACGCCTTCAAAAAGGTCTTAACTCAATTATAAAAATCCGTCTTGGGTGAATCCGCAACGAATAAGCTGTTTTCTTACAATTGTTTAGAGGGATTCTGAACTTGACAGCCTTTTTTGTCCCTCCAAGAACATTTCCGGTTAAATCCTCCTAACCGAAACAGCCCAAAGATGGCCCGTCGTATGCCCGCAGATAGACGGAGAACGATGTGCCTACGATTGGTCTTTCCATGATTGTGAAGAATGGCGGTAGCGATCTGCGCTATTGCCTGAGCAGCGTCCGTTCCATCGTCGACCAGATTGTGATTGCGGATACCGGATCGACGGATGACTCCATCGCGATTGCGAAGGAGTTTGGGGCCACGGTGATTCCCTGCGTATGGAACGATCACTATGCAGAGGCACGAAATGTTGCGCTCGCTCCGGTGACGACGGACTGGGTGCTGGTCCTCGATGCCGATGAGGAGCTATCGCCCGAGGCCGCAGCCGCGCTTCCCGATCTGGTTGCAAGTACACCGGAAAACATCGGAGGATATCAGCTGACCATCCGGAACTATGCGAATGCGGTCTTCGCCAGCGTCACCGGATCTCTCGGCCACAGGAATACCGATTCGTTCGAACGGGCAAAGAACGCTCTGACGCACTCGGAACATATTCTCTGCCGCCTGTTTCGCCGCGATCCGTCGATCTATTTTACCGGCAGGGTGCATGAGGCCGTGGAGATGCAGATCCACCGCGCTGGACTCCGCACTGTTGTCTCCAATCTTCTGATTCTGCATTACGGAACACTGGCCGAGCACTGCAACTACGACAAAAAACAGCATCGCTATTACAAGCTGCTGCGCACTGCCGTGGAAGAGACTCCGAATCTCCCTCACCTTTGGGTACAGTTGGCGATCACGGAACGAAACACCTATAACAACCTCGATGCTGCGTTGGAATGCACTCGCCGCGCGGTTGCACTGGACCCTGGGGCCTTGGATGCATGGTCGTTGCTGGGGGAGTATCTGGGAGAGAAGAAGGAGCATCAGCAGGCGATCGAGGCGTTCCATCATTTGCCGGACGTTGGCGACTGGGGGATCACAAAGGCATGGAGGATCGGTGACCATCTCCACGACCTCAAACGATTCAAAGAAGCGAGAGCGATGTACATCCAGGCGGTGGATCGAGCCAGGAAGAGCCGCCAGCCTTTGCCCCAGGAGTTTCTTACAACGATCGAAAGCCGAATCGGTTACACCGAGGTACGGATCGGGATGCGTACGGTCGGCTTCCGCAAACTGATCCACGCAAGGGACAGCACGCCGATGGTGCTGTCGAACCATGAGCGGCTGATGAAGGCGTATGTCTCCGTGCAGGATGACCGGAGCGCAGCCGAGGTAGCCGAGGCAACGCTCAAATACTGGACGAGCGAACAACTCTACGGTCGCGCCATCGCCCTTCTACGGCGAATTAACGAAGATGCAAGAGCCGACCGTCTGGCCGAAGCTGGCCTGCAACAATTTCCAGATTCGAACTATTTACGCAATATGGCATTCGTGTAGGAAAAGCCTTTTAACGAAAAAGACCACAAAAGCATCGTCTTTACTGGATTTAAAGGCTCATCTCCTCAGGGCCCTCGCTTCGCTGCAGAGTGTTTCCTATTGGAAACTTAAGCCAGCATTAAGAGCGATTTACAGGGCTCTCACACTCCTGACACATACCAGAAAAACGCTCTACCTACGCTTCGCTGAGGAGCCCAAATCATGGGACCTGTGCGGAGTAAAAAAATGTCTTTTAAATTTTCTGTAAAACCATTTGCGATCGCTGTATATGCTTTCTTATTTCTTCTTACTGGGTCGATGTGGGCCCAGACGGGATCGATGACGGGCACCGTGGTCGATGTACAGGGACGTGCACTGCAAGGGGCAAAGATTCTGGCAGATCCAGGAGGAGCCTCGGTGTTATCGGATGCGCAAGGACAGTTCACGCTGGGCGGATTGAGTCCGGGGTCGTATAACGTGAGCGTTTCGTATGCCGGGTTTGCTACGTTGACAAAGAATGTGACTGTATCGACAGGTCAGACGGCACGCATGGACGTATCGCTGAGTGTGGCTTCGTCGAAACAGGACGTGCAGGTTTACGCTGGTCGCGCGGGCGGTGAGATTGAGGCGATCAATCGCACGTTTAACGCAGACAACATCATCAACGTGTTGCCGGCGGACGTGATCAAGAGCCTGCCGAACGCCAATGTCGCAGACGCAATCGGTCGCCTGCCGAGCGTGACGCTGGAGCGCGACGAGGGCGAAGGAAAGTATGTGCAGGTGCGTGGCACAGAGCCTCGATTAACAAACACAATGGTGGATGGGGTGAATATCGCCTCGGCCGAAACGGTGCGGCAGGTAAAGCTCGACATCATTCCGGCGGATCTGGTGGAGTCGGTGCAGATCAACAAAACCTTACAGGCGAATATGCCCGGCGATGGCATTGGCGGATCGGTCGACCTCCGGACGAAGAGCGCTGGCGATAAGCCAACTGTGAGACTCGAATCTACAGGAGGCTATACGCCCATCATTGGCGGCAGAGCGGCGTATCAGTTCGACGGAACATTGGGCAAACGATTTCTTGAGGGCAAGAAGCTGGGATTGCTCTTCGGTGGATCGTATGACTGGAATGGCCGCGGCATCAACGATCTCGAGCCAGGTCCAGTCTTACTAGGCGGATATGACATTCGCGACTACCAGTACTATCGCTCGAGAACAGGCTTCGCTGGCACAGCCGACTACAGGATCAACGATGGTTCGAGCATTTATCTGAAAGGCCTGTATTCGTTGTTTCATAACTTCGGCAATCGTTGGGATTACAACGTAGCGACGACTTACACCCAAAGCGGGCAGCCAGATGGAACGGGTACGGTCACGTTCGGCGCTGAGATTCGTCGCCCCATTCAAGACCTCGGGAGTCTGCAATTGGGTGGACGTCATCTGATGGGGCGGTCCCTGTTGTCTTGGGATACGGAGACCTCCGTTGGGCGGACGCGTGACAATGGGTACTCGGATGCGAAGTTCAGCCCCGGCGATAACTCTGTTCTAAATGGAGGAGTGCAGTTCACGCTGGACAACTCGAAG
This portion of the Edaphobacter sp. 4G125 genome encodes:
- a CDS encoding D-alanine--D-alanine ligase family protein; translation: MKKKQRIGILFGGRSGEHEVSLLSAASILKAIDKKKYDVVPIGITKEGRWVTASDAHALLTGQQAPENPLLAGDPAATPTAAVIKKGEAVIIPPVPAESLQPLQLSASAELARSRPALDLDVIFPVLHGTFGEDGTIQGLFELADIAYVGSGVLGSAAGMDKAAMKRLFAAAGLPQTPWLSLLRSEWNANPRACTKKIEAALKYPVFVKPANLGSSVGISKVHDRSELAAAMDLAASFDRKLVIEQGVGGPGAKPRELEVAVLGNDSPEASVVGEIVPGAEFYDYDAKYLSDTSVPIIPAKLTAAESKQIRQMAVEAFKACDCAGLARVDFLMEPAGKKGSKKKPRIFLNEINTLPGFTSISMYPKLWGASGLPYKQLIDRLIQLASERHQEKRQTQFSRV
- a CDS encoding glycosyltransferase, with translation MPTIGLSMIVKNGGSDLRYCLSSVRSIVDQIVIADTGSTDDSIAIAKEFGATVIPCVWNDHYAEARNVALAPVTTDWVLVLDADEELSPEAAAALPDLVASTPENIGGYQLTIRNYANAVFASVTGSLGHRNTDSFERAKNALTHSEHILCRLFRRDPSIYFTGRVHEAVEMQIHRAGLRTVVSNLLILHYGTLAEHCNYDKKQHRYYKLLRTAVEETPNLPHLWVQLAITERNTYNNLDAALECTRRAVALDPGALDAWSLLGEYLGEKKEHQQAIEAFHHLPDVGDWGITKAWRIGDHLHDLKRFKEARAMYIQAVDRARKSRQPLPQEFLTTIESRIGYTEVRIGMRTVGFRKLIHARDSTPMVLSNHERLMKAYVSVQDDRSAAEVAEATLKYWTSEQLYGRAIALLRRINEDARADRLAEAGLQQFPDSNYLRNMAFV